A genome region from Myroides fluvii includes the following:
- the nagB gene encoding glucosamine-6-phosphate deaminase — MNRKNIVLEHSLQQAIKIYSNADDASVYVANKIAQIIKTKQEKGNLAVLGLATGSTPKGVYKELVRLHQSEGLSFQNVVTFNLDEYYPMHPVEDQSYVSFMKHNLFNHIDVPKNQIHIPDGTLELNAIQAYCDLYEKKIADFGGLDMQLLGIGRSGHIGFNEPGSLQGSMTRLVQLDDITRKDAADDFGGAEHVPTQAITMGIQTIVQAKQIFLLALSERKAEIIKKALKGEISPEVPATFLQQLEHVEYVLDQKAAALL, encoded by the coding sequence ATGAATCGAAAAAATATAGTGCTAGAACATTCTTTACAACAAGCCATTAAAATTTACTCAAATGCAGATGATGCATCTGTTTATGTAGCTAATAAAATTGCACAAATCATTAAAACAAAGCAAGAGAAGGGCAATCTTGCAGTTTTGGGATTAGCAACTGGATCTACTCCTAAGGGGGTATATAAAGAATTGGTGCGTCTGCACCAAAGTGAAGGATTGAGTTTTCAAAATGTAGTCACCTTTAACTTGGATGAGTATTATCCAATGCATCCGGTTGAGGATCAGAGTTATGTGTCTTTTATGAAACACAATCTTTTCAATCATATTGATGTACCAAAAAATCAAATTCACATACCTGACGGAACACTTGAATTAAATGCGATACAAGCGTATTGTGATTTATATGAAAAGAAAATTGCTGATTTTGGCGGGTTGGATATGCAGCTATTAGGCATTGGACGCAGTGGACATATTGGTTTTAATGAACCGGGATCACTGCAGGGTTCTATGACGCGATTGGTGCAGTTAGACGACATCACACGCAAGGATGCAGCTGATGATTTTGGCGGTGCAGAACACGTACCTACGCAAGCAATTACTATGGGAATTCAAACCATAGTTCAAGCGAAGCAAATCTTTTTATTGGCATTGAGTGAACGCAAAGCAGAAATTATTAAAAAAGCATTAAAGGGAGAAATTTCTCCTGAGGTTCCAGCTACATTTCTACAACAATTAGAGCATGTAGAGTATGTTCTCGATCAAAAAGCAGCAGCGTTATTATAG
- a CDS encoding tetratricopeptide repeat protein: MKTRPLLVVLLSSFSGWSQSKQADLIDQYLTQGAYRYHYTQQGWQDQIDLALAQDATIAVLWQNKALPYWKAKKYELAVACYDQAVRYDRKAYLGRRGYLKCIFQRDYKGAIADMQKAEQEFGYDYQNDHSYAFYIALCYLQLNAFEQAKEILEQDLNRTIQKHGESWLHYLDLFYMGIIYYELRDYTQAQLYLDKALAEYPKFSDAQYYKGMCFLAQNKKREARNIMLEAQTNAKQGYTLNEDDSFYEAYPYQVNWYMAQWTIPQDTP; encoded by the coding sequence ATGAAAACACGACCACTTCTAGTTGTACTATTGAGTTCTTTTTCTGGCTGGAGCCAATCCAAACAAGCGGATCTTATCGACCAATACCTCACCCAAGGGGCCTACCGCTATCATTATACACAACAAGGATGGCAAGATCAGATTGATTTGGCACTTGCACAAGACGCTACGATTGCTGTTTTATGGCAAAACAAAGCGCTCCCCTATTGGAAAGCCAAAAAATATGAGCTTGCAGTAGCTTGTTACGATCAAGCCGTACGTTACGATCGAAAAGCGTATTTGGGAAGAAGAGGTTATCTTAAATGTATTTTCCAACGCGATTATAAAGGCGCTATTGCGGATATGCAAAAAGCAGAACAAGAATTTGGGTATGACTACCAAAATGATCACTCCTACGCCTTTTACATTGCACTGTGTTATTTGCAACTAAATGCGTTTGAACAGGCGAAAGAAATTTTAGAACAGGATCTAAATCGCACCATTCAAAAACACGGTGAATCCTGGCTCCACTACTTGGATCTTTTTTACATGGGTATTATTTACTACGAACTAAGAGATTATACTCAAGCGCAGCTATACCTCGATAAAGCCCTTGCAGAATATCCCAAATTTTCAGATGCCCAATACTATAAAGGAATGTGTTTTCTGGCTCAAAACAAAAAAAGGGAGGCTAGAAACATCATGCTAGAAGCTCAAACCAATGCCAAACAAGGCTATACGCTAAATGAAGATGATTCTTTTTATGAAGCGTATCCCTATCAGGTCAACTGGTATATGGCGCAATGGACAATTCCTCAGGATACCCCATAG
- a CDS encoding DEAD/DEAH box helicase, which translates to MNFKDLNIITPILRAINEAGYSQATEIQYRTIPHILTGKDLIGCAQTGTGKTASFAIPIIQLLNQKPTSKKGIRSLILTPTRELAIQINENFDAYGRFLKLRHLAIFGGVPQRKQITQLNRGVDILIATPGRLLDLLKQNCLELSQVEILVLDEADRMLDMGFVRDVKKILTKVPAKRQTLFFSATMPSEIRKFAQTILKRPEEINVTPVSSTAQTIQQGVYFVEKSDKLDLLIAVLGDRSVKQSLVFTRTKHGADKIVKQLIKVGIQAAAIHSNKSQNARQRALKDFKEGRVRVLIATDIASRGIDIEELPHVVNYELPNIPETYVHRIGRTGRAGAKGVAISFCATEEKKDLQNIQKLIGFTLPIKTHEYV; encoded by the coding sequence ATGAATTTTAAAGACTTAAATATAATAACGCCTATACTTAGGGCGATAAATGAAGCGGGTTATAGTCAGGCAACCGAAATACAATATCGAACGATTCCACATATTCTAACAGGTAAGGATTTGATTGGTTGTGCACAAACAGGAACCGGTAAAACAGCTTCATTTGCTATACCCATAATACAGCTGTTAAATCAGAAACCTACTTCAAAAAAGGGAATACGTTCTCTTATTCTCACCCCTACACGAGAATTAGCCATACAGATAAATGAAAATTTTGATGCGTATGGTAGATTTTTAAAATTAAGACATTTAGCTATCTTTGGAGGTGTTCCACAGCGCAAGCAAATTACGCAGTTGAATAGAGGAGTAGATATATTAATTGCAACACCTGGTAGGTTGTTGGATTTATTAAAACAGAATTGTTTAGAGCTTTCTCAGGTAGAAATATTAGTGTTAGATGAAGCGGATCGCATGCTTGATATGGGATTTGTAAGGGATGTGAAGAAAATACTCACTAAAGTTCCCGCTAAAAGACAGACTTTGTTTTTCTCTGCTACAATGCCAAGTGAAATACGAAAATTTGCACAAACCATACTTAAAAGACCAGAAGAGATTAATGTAACTCCCGTTTCTTCTACAGCACAAACAATTCAACAAGGCGTTTATTTTGTAGAGAAAAGCGACAAGCTAGACCTTCTGATCGCGGTTTTAGGAGATCGTTCAGTGAAACAATCGTTGGTGTTTACCCGCACGAAACATGGTGCAGATAAAATAGTAAAACAGCTGATAAAAGTTGGAATTCAAGCAGCTGCCATCCACAGCAATAAGTCTCAAAATGCCAGACAAAGAGCATTAAAAGATTTTAAAGAAGGACGTGTACGGGTTTTAATAGCAACTGATATTGCCTCTAGGGGAATTGACATAGAAGAACTACCTCACGTGGTAAATTACGAATTGCCTAATATCCCCGAAACCTATGTTCATCGAATTGGACGAACTGGGCGCGCAGGAGCAAAAGGAGTGGCTATTTCTTTTTGTGCGACTGAGGAGAAAAAAGATTTGCAAAACATACAAAAACTGATTGGGTTTACCTTGCCAATCAAGACGCATGAATACGTGTAA
- a CDS encoding cold-shock protein, whose product MYEGTVKFFNESKGFGFISQANGNDDIFVHITGLVDNVSENDSVLYDIEQGKKGLMAVNVKLK is encoded by the coding sequence ATGTACGAAGGAACAGTAAAATTTTTTAATGAATCTAAAGGTTTTGGATTTATTTCACAGGCAAACGGAAACGATGATATTTTCGTTCACATTACTGGATTAGTAGATAATGTTAGTGAAAATGATTCAGTTCTTTATGATATTGAACAGGGGAAAAAAGGTTTAATGGCGGTTAACGTGAAGTTAAAATAA
- a CDS encoding calcium:proton antiporter, translating to MMTKNLLFSEIFPTKTRIRLVAVWLIVVLFLIFGQGILGDTITGTLALGTFLVLLFTIIGAAFGVVKEADELAHKLGEPYGTLILTLSIVSIEVILIAAVMLGPGENPTIGKDSIFSVMMIIMNLVIGLCILLGGLKFGEQEYNAQGTLSYMGMIIMLGGIGLLLPNFIQGAGGGQFTTTQAVVLAGLVIVLYGFFLLLQMKGYKHLYIQPKAGNMEIPFAQRQEGAEQKETDIKAVDPVNKKEIWMRTLILVGMILPIVLLSHNMAVVVDYGIKAANLPPLLGGVLIAIIVFTPESMTAVKAALNNEFQRAINLCHGAFVSTVGLTIPAVLIVGLITGKTVLFGMTATETILFVITLLLSLMTFIGKRTTPIMGMMHLVLFVVFMLLIFNP from the coding sequence ATGATGACTAAAAATTTACTATTCTCTGAGATTTTTCCAACTAAAACTAGAATTCGACTAGTTGCCGTATGGTTAATTGTAGTTTTATTCCTGATTTTTGGACAAGGTATTTTAGGTGACACGATTACAGGTACCCTTGCTTTAGGAACATTTTTAGTATTGCTCTTTACTATTATTGGGGCGGCATTTGGCGTCGTGAAAGAAGCGGATGAGCTTGCCCACAAGTTAGGGGAGCCTTATGGAACCTTGATTTTAACCTTGTCAATTGTATCCATTGAAGTGATTTTAATTGCGGCAGTCATGTTAGGTCCTGGTGAAAATCCAACCATTGGAAAGGACTCGATCTTTTCAGTGATGATGATCATTATGAACTTGGTGATTGGTTTGTGTATCCTCTTAGGAGGCTTAAAGTTTGGCGAACAAGAATACAATGCTCAGGGAACTTTATCCTATATGGGGATGATTATCATGCTTGGGGGAATAGGCTTGTTGTTGCCTAATTTTATACAAGGAGCAGGTGGAGGTCAATTTACGACAACTCAAGCGGTTGTATTAGCGGGATTAGTTATCGTGCTTTATGGATTTTTCTTGCTGTTGCAGATGAAGGGATACAAGCATTTGTATATTCAACCCAAGGCCGGAAATATGGAAATTCCATTTGCACAACGCCAGGAGGGAGCAGAGCAAAAAGAAACAGACATAAAGGCGGTAGATCCAGTAAACAAGAAAGAGATTTGGATGCGTACCTTGATTTTGGTAGGGATGATTTTACCCATTGTCTTACTTTCTCATAATATGGCAGTTGTGGTGGATTACGGGATAAAAGCGGCTAATTTACCTCCTTTATTAGGTGGGGTTTTAATTGCAATTATCGTATTTACGCCTGAATCGATGACGGCGGTTAAAGCGGCTTTAAACAACGAATTTCAACGAGCGATTAACCTGTGCCATGGTGCCTTTGTATCCACAGTAGGGCTAACAATTCCAGCTGTGTTAATCGTGGGGCTAATCACGGGAAAAACAGTGTTGTTTGGAATGACAGCTACCGAAACCATACTCTTTGTGATTACGTTATTACTGAGTTTGATGACTTTCATTGGCAAGCGAACAACACCTATTATGGGAATGATGCACTTGGTGCTCTTTGTCGTATTCATGCTTTTAATTTTTAATCCTTAA
- a CDS encoding deoxyhypusine synthase family protein, with protein MEQNKGPVSQFLASNFLHFNAASTIDAAKGYEAHLAAGGKMLISLAGAMSTAELGISLAEMIRQGKVDIISCTGANLEEDIMNLVAHSQYKRIPNYRDLTPQDELDLLQNKYNRVTDTCIPEEEAFRKIQHHIEKIWKDAQAQGERYFPHEYMYKLLLSGVLESEYEIDPKNSWMLAAAERNLPIVVPGWEDSTMGNIFASYVIKGELQASTVKSGIEYMVWLADFYERNAVGHGIGFFQIGGGIAGDFSMCVAPMLVQDLEKNEVLKWRYYCQITDSTTSYGSYSGCIPNEKITWGKLDVDTPSYVIESDATIVAPLIFAWILGK; from the coding sequence ATGGAACAGAATAAAGGACCCGTTTCACAATTTTTAGCAAGTAATTTTTTACATTTTAATGCTGCTTCAACTATCGATGCAGCCAAAGGTTATGAGGCGCATCTAGCTGCAGGAGGAAAAATGCTTATTTCCTTAGCAGGTGCGATGAGCACAGCCGAGCTTGGTATTTCTTTAGCTGAGATGATTCGCCAAGGAAAAGTGGATATTATCAGTTGTACAGGAGCCAATTTAGAAGAAGATATCATGAATTTAGTGGCGCATTCACAGTACAAGAGAATACCGAATTACCGTGATCTAACACCACAAGATGAATTGGATTTATTGCAAAACAAATACAATCGCGTAACAGATACTTGTATTCCAGAAGAAGAAGCGTTTCGCAAGATTCAACATCATATTGAAAAAATATGGAAAGATGCTCAAGCACAAGGAGAGCGCTATTTTCCACATGAATACATGTACAAATTGTTGTTGAGTGGTGTGTTGGAGTCTGAATACGAAATTGACCCCAAAAACTCGTGGATGTTAGCTGCTGCAGAGCGCAATTTACCTATTGTTGTTCCTGGATGGGAAGATTCAACAATGGGAAATATTTTCGCTTCATACGTGATTAAAGGAGAACTACAAGCTTCTACTGTAAAAAGTGGAATTGAATACATGGTTTGGTTGGCCGATTTTTATGAACGAAATGCAGTTGGACATGGAATTGGATTTTTTCAAATTGGAGGAGGAATTGCTGGTGATTTCTCTATGTGCGTAGCACCAATGCTTGTACAAGATTTAGAGAAAAACGAGGTTTTGAAATGGAGATATTACTGTCAAATTACAGATTCTACAACCTCTTATGGTTCCTATTCGGGATGTATTCCAAACGAAAAAATAACGTGGGGAAAACTCGATGTAGATACGCCAAGTTATGTTATTGAATCAGATGCTACCATTGTAGCCCCACTAATATTTGCTTGGATTTTAGGTAAATAA
- a CDS encoding nuclease-related domain-containing DEAD/DEAH box helicase codes for MALKIYPEYPLDELEQLIINGNKVPYGEFLIYGDLVESLSKSEHDWYVWYSLRLPFHDNTRIQRAKADAELDFIIVSRFGIIVLEVKGGNVFIDQGRFCFKDGDHTKWLPQNPFEQVKGYKYTLMNKVFPNFKQVQFCEAVAFPTTKIAIDSTIYDKNLIYSDYTRKNDYENIEHFLLHIYKYTKEKLESVHPITFKKLKRNDLNYIVNTFSPKVQDTNVFASRNSYQWLKERNLDYLYSLAENPRLMIEGSPGTGKTTMAMAYAEMQVEREGIYLCWNALLCAYNQQRFKEKNVRITCITFKQFIAKYHPKVNEKEIYYLKPLACAKLVQETLEYLEEIEELPDYDYMIIDEAQDLFDRNLALLIDKLCGDGQGLTQGNVMLLYDLDQSFSLFGRDVTEYAYFLKDYFTHFKLHKIRRSAQKSQIRQIAEHIQESPEEWEEITNHQAEYDDIALRSFDEVEVLKKAIKEVIDSINDPHSSLEAQDVIVLVQSKVWQRRNNVADLIEELQMEELTPDNLTLEPTKLQFTTALKYKGLERKNVILIVDKPDQFTPFEWYVGCTRAIDNLNIWQLHTYQEHEEE; via the coding sequence ATGGCTTTAAAGATTTATCCCGAATATCCCCTTGATGAACTTGAACAACTAATTATCAATGGCAATAAGGTACCCTACGGGGAATTTTTGATTTATGGAGACTTGGTGGAATCACTGAGTAAAAGTGAACACGATTGGTATGTCTGGTACAGCTTGCGTTTACCTTTTCACGATAATACGAGAATTCAACGGGCTAAGGCTGATGCAGAACTCGATTTTATCATTGTCTCTCGTTTTGGGATTATTGTTTTAGAAGTTAAAGGAGGAAATGTATTTATTGACCAAGGTCGCTTTTGTTTTAAAGATGGCGATCATACCAAATGGTTACCTCAAAATCCATTTGAACAAGTAAAAGGCTACAAATACACGTTGATGAATAAGGTATTCCCTAATTTTAAACAGGTACAGTTTTGTGAAGCTGTGGCTTTTCCAACTACCAAAATAGCAATTGATAGCACTATCTACGATAAAAACTTAATTTACAGTGATTATACACGAAAAAATGACTATGAAAACATCGAGCATTTTTTGTTGCATATTTATAAGTACACCAAAGAAAAATTAGAAAGTGTTCATCCTATTACATTTAAAAAATTAAAGCGAAACGACCTGAACTACATTGTCAATACATTTAGTCCAAAAGTACAGGATACTAATGTATTTGCTTCTCGCAACTCCTATCAATGGCTAAAAGAACGAAACTTAGATTATTTATATTCGTTAGCTGAAAATCCTCGTTTGATGATTGAAGGATCACCCGGAACGGGAAAAACGACTATGGCTATGGCGTACGCCGAGATGCAGGTAGAGCGCGAGGGAATCTATTTGTGTTGGAATGCCTTGCTCTGCGCATACAATCAGCAGCGATTCAAAGAAAAAAACGTGCGGATAACTTGTATTACATTTAAGCAATTTATCGCCAAATATCATCCCAAAGTCAATGAAAAAGAAATTTATTATCTAAAGCCGTTAGCTTGTGCGAAGTTGGTACAGGAAACCCTAGAGTATTTAGAAGAAATAGAGGAATTGCCAGATTATGACTATATGATTATCGATGAAGCACAAGATTTATTTGACCGAAATCTAGCCTTGTTGATCGATAAACTCTGTGGAGATGGCCAAGGATTAACCCAAGGTAATGTGATGTTACTATATGATTTGGACCAAAGTTTTTCGCTATTTGGTCGGGATGTAACGGAATATGCTTACTTTTTAAAAGACTATTTTACGCATTTTAAATTGCATAAAATAAGGCGAAGTGCACAGAAATCGCAAATTCGCCAAATTGCAGAACACATTCAAGAATCTCCTGAAGAGTGGGAAGAAATAACCAATCACCAAGCAGAATACGACGACATAGCATTGCGTTCCTTTGATGAGGTAGAGGTGCTAAAAAAAGCGATAAAAGAAGTCATAGACAGTATTAATGATCCTCATTCTTCGCTTGAAGCCCAAGATGTTATTGTTTTGGTGCAAAGTAAGGTTTGGCAACGCAGAAACAATGTGGCAGATTTAATTGAGGAACTACAAATGGAAGAGTTAACACCAGATAATTTAACGCTAGAACCAACTAAATTACAATTTACAACTGCGTTGAAATATAAGGGGTTAGAGCGTAAAAATGTGATTCTCATTGTAGATAAACCCGATCAATTCACGCCTTTCGAATGGTATGTGGGATGCACAAGAGCCATTGATAATTTAAATATTTGGCAATTGCATACCTATCAAGAACATGAAGAAGAATAG
- a CDS encoding FKBP-type peptidyl-prolyl cis-trans isomerase, with protein sequence MGVAELLKKKREQLEQTNKEEGTVFLAAFSQRAGVVVLPSGIAYEIIALGAGLKATLGQSIVCHYTGTNVRGEVFDSSVQRGTPSTFKLNKLIKAYQEIVPLLPMGTHFIMVVPPEYAYKEEHISKAIGPYSTLKFEVELLEIAQ encoded by the coding sequence ATGGGTGTAGCAGAACTTTTAAAAAAGAAAAGAGAACAGTTAGAACAAACAAATAAAGAAGAAGGAACGGTTTTCCTTGCAGCTTTTTCCCAAAGAGCAGGTGTTGTTGTCTTACCCTCGGGCATTGCCTATGAAATTATTGCCTTAGGAGCGGGATTGAAAGCGACATTGGGGCAATCAATTGTTTGTCATTATACTGGTACGAATGTAAGAGGAGAAGTGTTTGATAGTTCAGTTCAACGAGGAACACCTAGTACATTTAAACTCAATAAACTAATCAAAGCATACCAAGAAATAGTACCTTTATTGCCTATGGGAACTCATTTTATTATGGTAGTTCCACCAGAATATGCGTACAAAGAAGAACACATCAGCAAAGCAATAGGACCTTATAGTACATTGAAATTCGAAGTTGAATTATTGGAAATCGCTCAATAA
- a CDS encoding VF530 family protein: MQTSKDPLHGKKLVEILEELVDYYQGFEGLGKQINIRCFTENPTINSSLKFLRKTPWAREKTESLYLYVLRQKAKKDKA, translated from the coding sequence ATGCAAACGTCCAAAGACCCGTTACACGGTAAAAAATTAGTGGAAATACTAGAAGAATTAGTCGATTATTATCAAGGTTTTGAAGGTTTGGGGAAACAGATTAACATTCGCTGTTTTACTGAGAATCCAACTATTAATTCCTCTTTAAAATTCTTGAGAAAAACACCGTGGGCAAGAGAAAAAACGGAGAGTTTGTACTTATATGTCCTTCGTCAAAAAGCAAAAAAGGACAAGGCGTAG
- a CDS encoding CBS domain-containing protein, with protein sequence MKQRVPISQIMTKVLIAVPTTKKISEVNQLFTEYNIRHIPVVEGEKLVGIISSNDIIKIGYSTANMDVEAINAIYDAYKLEDIMTVDPVVVLDDITIKEVAELLVEQQFHSLPVVDKNKTLVGIVTTTDLINYLIAQY encoded by the coding sequence ATGAAACAAAGAGTACCCATTTCGCAAATCATGACTAAGGTTTTAATTGCAGTGCCCACTACAAAAAAAATCAGTGAAGTCAACCAATTATTTACAGAGTACAACATCAGACACATTCCCGTAGTAGAAGGGGAAAAATTGGTGGGCATTATCTCGAGTAATGATATTATAAAAATAGGATATAGCACTGCTAATATGGATGTAGAAGCTATTAATGCTATTTATGATGCCTATAAACTAGAAGATATTATGACAGTGGACCCTGTTGTTGTGTTGGATGATATAACCATAAAAGAAGTAGCCGAATTATTAGTTGAACAACAATTCCACTCCTTGCCGGTAGTGGATAAAAACAAAACCTTAGTGGGAATTGTTACAACAACAGACCTTATTAATTATTTAATTGCTCAGTATTAA